A window of Cohnella herbarum contains these coding sequences:
- a CDS encoding NUDIX domain-containing protein, whose protein sequence is MNNAMNDTATEYRTPDGAPTDIVIFTITSRERLSRKKSLPIRELKVLLIERGKWPFANQWALPGGFATETETIHECAKRELREETGVEGIHIEYFNVYSSMGRDPRGWMISHAFFALVNEAYLSNRKAADDAAGVKLVPVSEALEMPLAFDHNRIIRDALEHIRLKMLTTTIAKQFLPKEFTMSELYQVIETVVPDFVEKNFIRKITSTQSRKGILEVVKDAYGNSKGSNRYSQRSAQLYRFTEYQPQLSIYS, encoded by the coding sequence ATGAACAACGCAATGAATGATACGGCTACCGAATATCGAACGCCGGATGGGGCGCCAACGGATATCGTTATTTTTACGATTACTTCGAGGGAGCGCTTATCCAGGAAGAAATCGCTCCCTATTAGAGAGTTGAAGGTATTGCTGATCGAACGGGGAAAATGGCCCTTCGCCAATCAGTGGGCATTGCCCGGAGGATTCGCCACCGAGACGGAAACGATTCATGAATGCGCCAAACGCGAGCTGAGGGAAGAAACGGGAGTAGAGGGAATTCATATTGAGTACTTCAACGTATACAGCTCGATGGGCAGGGATCCGAGAGGGTGGATGATCTCCCATGCGTTCTTCGCGTTGGTGAACGAAGCCTATCTCTCGAATCGCAAAGCCGCGGACGATGCGGCAGGCGTGAAGCTGGTTCCTGTCTCCGAGGCATTGGAGATGCCGCTAGCCTTCGATCATAATCGGATTATACGGGATGCCCTGGAGCACATTCGGCTAAAAATGTTAACGACTACGATCGCCAAGCAGTTCCTGCCGAAGGAATTTACGATGAGCGAGCTGTATCAAGTAATCGAGACGGTCGTTCCGGATTTCGTCGAAAAAAATTTCATTCGAAAAATCACTTCTACGCAAAGCCGTAAGGGTATACTGGAAGTTGTAAAGGACGCTTACGGTAACTCCAAAGGATCGAATCGCTATTCCCAACGATCCGCGCAGCTTTACCGTTTTACGGAATACCAGCCTCAGCTGTCCATTTACAGCTAG
- a CDS encoding nicotinate phosphoribosyltransferase encodes MNDANLTLHTDKYQINMMYAHWKRGSMNEKAVFEAYFRKLPFGNGFAVFAGLERIVAYIRSLAFNDEEIEYLRMQEEKYDEDFLLELRKFKFTGNLFAMREGTLVFPNEPLVRVEARVFEAQLIETAMLNFMNYQTLIATKAARIKQVATNERLLEFGTRRAQEADAAVWGARATYIAGFHATSNMRAGMLFGIPSSGTHAHSWVQGHDSEEEAFKEYAEALPDHVTLLVDTYDTLRSGVPNAIKIAKELEQRGKRLKGIRLDSGDLAYLSKRARSMLDEAGFTDALIVASNDLDEDIIAELKAQGARIDVWGVGTQLITAFDQPSLGGVYKLVAREKNGILEPVIKISGNPEKISNPGVKEVYRVVNRQTGMAVADYMCLPEEEEEIRKGQPIKLSDPLHPHRSILVENYEAIALLQPIFDKGELVYELPKLDEARSFHQDQLGHFWPEHLRKLNPEMYRVYFSRSILELKTELLNKYQG; translated from the coding sequence ATGAATGACGCGAACCTAACGCTACATACGGATAAATATCAGATCAACATGATGTACGCGCACTGGAAAAGGGGCTCGATGAACGAGAAGGCCGTGTTCGAAGCGTATTTTCGCAAGCTGCCTTTCGGCAATGGGTTTGCCGTATTCGCGGGGTTGGAGAGGATAGTCGCGTACATTCGATCGCTTGCGTTCAACGACGAGGAAATCGAATATCTCCGTATGCAAGAAGAAAAATACGATGAAGATTTCCTCTTGGAGCTGAGGAAGTTCAAATTTACGGGCAACCTGTTCGCGATGAGGGAAGGTACGCTCGTCTTTCCGAACGAACCGCTCGTTCGGGTGGAAGCGCGCGTGTTCGAAGCGCAGCTTATCGAGACGGCGATGCTGAACTTCATGAACTATCAGACGCTGATCGCGACTAAGGCGGCTCGGATTAAACAAGTCGCGACGAATGAACGCCTGCTTGAATTCGGGACGCGTCGCGCGCAGGAGGCGGATGCGGCGGTCTGGGGAGCTAGGGCGACTTATATCGCCGGGTTTCATGCGACGTCCAACATGCGCGCGGGCATGCTATTCGGCATCCCGAGTTCGGGCACGCATGCGCATTCCTGGGTTCAAGGTCACGATAGCGAAGAGGAGGCGTTCAAGGAATACGCCGAAGCCTTGCCGGATCATGTGACACTGCTCGTAGATACGTACGATACTTTAAGGAGCGGCGTTCCTAACGCGATCAAGATCGCAAAGGAGCTGGAGCAGCGAGGCAAACGTCTGAAAGGAATCCGGCTCGACAGCGGCGACTTGGCTTATTTGTCTAAGCGGGCGAGGAGCATGCTGGATGAAGCGGGATTCACCGATGCGCTAATCGTGGCTTCCAACGATCTTGACGAAGACATCATCGCCGAGCTTAAGGCGCAGGGCGCGAGAATCGACGTCTGGGGCGTCGGAACGCAATTAATTACGGCTTTCGATCAGCCTTCCTTAGGGGGCGTATATAAACTCGTCGCAAGAGAGAAGAACGGCATCTTGGAGCCGGTCATCAAGATTTCGGGCAATCCGGAGAAAATATCGAATCCAGGCGTGAAGGAAGTCTATCGTGTCGTGAACCGACAGACTGGAATGGCGGTTGCGGACTATATGTGTTTACCCGAGGAAGAGGAAGAAATTCGCAAGGGGCAACCGATCAAGCTAAGCGATCCGCTTCATCCTCACCGGTCTATACTTGTTGAAAATTATGAAGCGATTGCACTATTGCAACCTATTTTCGATAAGGGAGAGTTAGTCTACGAGTTGCCTAAGTTGGATGAAGCGCGAAGCTTTCATCAGGACCAACTCGGCCATTTCTGGCCCGAGCATCTCCGCAAGTTGAATCCGGAAATGTATCGCGTCTATTTCAGCCGTTCGATATTGGAATTAAAGACAGAGCTGTTGAACAAGTATCAAGGTTAG
- a CDS encoding DegV family protein, with product MSMIRVVTDSTVDLSDDILQEYGVEVVPLSLCIDNETFLDRVDIQPTEFIEKMQKSKELPKSSQPPAGAFLEVYDRLGGDGSQVLSIHMTGEMSGTVRSAEMGAEMSESNVTVVDSRYITKALGFQVLEAATMAKQGRSMAEILERLEQIRLQTRLFVVVDTLDNLVKGGRIGKGKAWIGSLLKIKIIATLDGGEYTPVAKVRSKAHVIDYLAKQFAEDVKGKAIKGVGLVHAAGYELASKLKDSIVAMTGFDKISIEDTTPIISTHTGVGAIGFTYYFE from the coding sequence TTGAGCATGATTAGAGTGGTAACCGATTCTACCGTCGATCTATCCGATGATATTTTACAGGAGTACGGCGTTGAAGTCGTCCCGTTATCCTTATGCATTGATAATGAAACGTTTCTCGATCGCGTGGATATTCAACCGACGGAATTTATCGAGAAAATGCAGAAGTCCAAGGAGCTTCCCAAGAGCTCCCAGCCTCCGGCAGGCGCTTTCCTTGAAGTATACGATCGACTGGGCGGCGATGGTAGCCAAGTTCTTTCAATTCATATGACCGGTGAAATGAGCGGGACCGTGCGATCAGCGGAGATGGGCGCGGAAATGTCCGAATCTAACGTAACCGTGGTGGATTCCCGATATATTACGAAAGCACTCGGATTTCAAGTGTTGGAAGCCGCAACTATGGCGAAGCAAGGCCGAAGCATGGCTGAAATCCTCGAAAGACTCGAACAGATTCGTCTTCAAACCCGGTTGTTCGTGGTCGTCGATACGCTGGACAATCTGGTTAAAGGCGGCCGAATCGGCAAAGGCAAAGCTTGGATCGGTTCCTTGCTGAAGATTAAGATCATCGCCACGTTAGACGGGGGAGAGTATACGCCTGTCGCGAAAGTCCGGAGCAAAGCGCATGTGATCGATTATTTGGCGAAGCAATTTGCGGAGGACGTGAAAGGCAAAGCGATCAAAGGAGTCGGGCTTGTGCATGCGGCTGGTTACGAACTGGCATCGAAGCTGAAAGACTCCATCGTCGCCATGACGGGATTCGATAAGATCAGTATCGAAGACACGACGCCGATCATTAGTACGCATACCGGCGTCGGGGCGATCGGATTTACTTATTATTTTGAGTAG
- a CDS encoding MFS transporter, whose amino-acid sequence MSSKTSLTLLLVNIFLAMLGIGLIIPVLPEFLKEFDAGGQAAGYLVSAFGLTQFMFSPIAGEWSDKYGRKPMIVIGLSLFALSNLLAAVAGDLTILFVSRLIGGIGSAALIPSIMAYLADITTDEQRGRGMTLLGAAMSSGFIIGPGVGGLLAEFGIRAPFFASAGIGLVAMLCSLVLLPESLSPEQRLRRRQSKDKRESVFRQLALSFKSKYFILLFIVFALTFGLTHFEAIFPLFVVQRYGFTTRDIAILIMVCSLLGTVNQLVLSGWLTRRFGEKAIVDYTLLLSAVALVLMLLSGNFFYVLIIMMLFFTFNNIMRPTLNTLLSKQAGEDQGFVAGMNNAYMSLGNIFGPALAGILFDVHMNLPYLFGAFVLFVSFLIAFKYIRK is encoded by the coding sequence GTGTCATCGAAGACGTCGCTTACGCTGTTGTTGGTTAATATTTTTCTGGCCATGCTTGGCATCGGCCTTATTATTCCGGTTTTGCCCGAGTTTCTGAAAGAATTCGACGCCGGCGGACAAGCCGCCGGTTACTTGGTTTCGGCTTTCGGTTTGACGCAATTCATGTTCTCGCCGATCGCGGGCGAGTGGTCGGACAAATACGGCCGCAAACCGATGATCGTTATCGGACTTAGTTTGTTCGCGCTGTCTAATCTCTTGGCGGCTGTAGCAGGCGATTTGACGATACTTTTCGTGTCAAGGTTAATCGGAGGAATCGGCTCCGCGGCTTTGATTCCTTCCATTATGGCTTATTTGGCCGATATTACGACGGACGAGCAAAGAGGCAGAGGTATGACGCTGTTAGGCGCAGCCATGTCTTCCGGATTCATCATCGGTCCGGGAGTCGGAGGGTTACTTGCCGAATTCGGGATACGGGCGCCGTTCTTCGCCTCTGCGGGAATCGGTCTAGTCGCGATGTTATGCAGTTTGGTTCTGTTACCGGAATCTTTATCCCCGGAACAAAGGCTGAGGCGCCGACAATCCAAGGATAAAAGAGAAAGCGTGTTTCGGCAACTGGCGTTGTCGTTTAAATCCAAATATTTTATTCTTTTGTTTATCGTTTTTGCTCTAACGTTCGGCCTTACGCATTTCGAAGCGATATTTCCGCTATTCGTCGTGCAACGATATGGATTTACTACTCGGGATATCGCCATTCTGATCATGGTTTGCTCTCTGCTGGGCACCGTTAATCAACTGGTGTTATCGGGCTGGCTAACTAGGCGCTTCGGGGAAAAGGCGATCGTGGATTACACGCTTCTGTTGTCGGCGGTCGCGCTCGTGCTTATGCTTTTGTCGGGAAATTTCTTCTACGTGTTGATCATTATGATGCTCTTCTTTACATTCAACAACATAATGCGTCCTACGTTAAACACCTTGTTATCGAAACAAGCCGGCGAGGATCAAGGATTCGTAGCGGGGATGAATAACGCCTACATGAGCCTCGGCAATATTTTCGGACCGGCGCTTGCGGGAATTTTATTTGACGTTCATATGAATTTGCCGTACTTGTTCGGAGCATTCGTACTGTTCGTCAGCTTCTTAATCGCGTTTAAGTATATTAGGAAATAG
- a CDS encoding cysteine hydrolase family protein, with the protein MKALIVIDYTVDFVVGKLPVGKPGVEIETRILEIVEQFANNGDDIVMAVDLHEEGDAYHPETKLFPPHNIRGTEGRKLYGKLEDWYAANERLVYWMDKKRYSAFCGTDLKQRLRERNIVEIHLVGVCTDICVLHTAVDGYNKGFRMIIHEDAVASFNPLGHEWAIGHFEKVLGARIANKGRGTDE; encoded by the coding sequence ATGAAAGCATTGATCGTGATCGATTACACCGTCGATTTCGTTGTCGGGAAGCTGCCTGTCGGTAAGCCTGGGGTTGAGATCGAGACTCGGATCCTCGAGATTGTCGAACAATTCGCCAATAATGGAGACGACATCGTAATGGCGGTAGATCTCCACGAGGAAGGAGACGCTTATCATCCCGAGACGAAGCTGTTTCCTCCCCACAACATTCGGGGAACGGAGGGCAGGAAGCTCTACGGCAAGCTAGAAGATTGGTATGCCGCTAATGAGCGGCTTGTTTACTGGATGGATAAGAAACGGTATAGCGCTTTCTGCGGAACCGATCTGAAACAGAGGCTTCGCGAGCGAAATATCGTTGAAATTCACCTTGTCGGCGTCTGCACAGATATTTGCGTGTTGCACACTGCCGTGGATGGCTACAATAAGGGGTTCCGCATGATCATCCACGAAGACGCGGTAGCTAGCTTCAATCCGTTAGGGCACGAGTGGGCGATCGGACATTTCGAGAAGGTGCTTGGCGCTCGGATTGCAAACAAGGGGAGAGGCACCGATGAATGA